The following is a genomic window from Globicephala melas chromosome 6, mGloMel1.2, whole genome shotgun sequence.
TGTACTtaggtaaaaggaaaacaaatgcaaatcTGACTATGATGAGAGTGAAAGAAGTAAAGTGACTCCCCAGGTGAAATAATGACAATGGGAGTTCTTCTCTTGTTACCCTTCCACTTGCTCCAGTATGGGTTCTGCTGATTAATTTCAGCAAATCAGCTCTCACTAAGGTCAGTTCTATCTGTTTCCCTTGTAGTGGATGGTTTCAAGCGCAGAGCAGCTTACTGACATTCAACATCATATTCATCAAAATAATGATACATTATCACTGTAAGTGATTAAATGTCAGGATTTAAAGTAAATCAAATCTTGAACATTGATATGAGTTTTCAGTACATCAAATCCATGAAATCTCTTCAGAAGCAAAAAATagttcaaaaaaggaaaacaatgcagagaaaaaaataatccacatCCATTCTAGGTTCCACCCTATGTCTCTCCTCCAATTCAGACGGCAAATATCTCAAACCTATTTTCTGTGTATATTGTCATTCCTTTCTCTTATTCATCCTTCCACCTTCTCCACTATGGTTTCTGCTGATTAATTCTACCAAACAAGCTGTCACTAAGTGGCCAATGCCATCTCTTTTCCCAATGTAGGAGCACTTTCCATCTACGTTTTCACGAATGCATTGAATCTTCTAAGCAGTTTCAGTCTTTCAAACATGGTCTTCTCACCTTTCTCTCTTGTCATGTTAACATATGGCCATTTCCCTTGCTTTCCCTCCCTTTTAACGTTAAGGTCATAGGATTCAATTTTCAGTCCTTTTCTCATTTGATACTCTCCTCCTATTTGATCACTTCTTCTGTTCCATGCTTTACACTTCATGGAATTGCTTATAAATTGCCATCTCCAGTATCCAATGGACATTTGCACTGAAATGTCTACTAGTTAACTATAGGTAATATCTACTGCTTTAATTTCTATATCCTCGCATGACATGATCCACCTTGTGCTGGGGGAATTCCATTTTCCCACCTTCTCACCGTAGCACTAAATTTAACCGATATTAATTTCTACTACAAATtagtactattttaaaaataattaaatttaattgtgAGTTAactgattttataaaattatttatttatttatttggctgtgccaggtgttagttgtggcacacggcatcttcattgctgcatgcaggatcttcatcgCGGCATTCGGTATCTTTGGTTGCAGCattcaggatcttttagttgtttgtggcatgtgggctcttacttgtggcatgcaggatctagttccctgaccagggatggaatccggGCCGCCTGTActgggagagcagagtcttaaacactgtaccaccaaggaagtccctgtattaactgattattgtttttagattactttcctttaaaaaaaaaaatcagagttacCCAAAGCAGAATTGGATTAGCTATGTTCACCTCTAGGTCCTGAGGGCAACCCACGACCTGGCTAGAagaagtctatttttatttttaacgtgAAAATCGTAATAATGGGTCAAGGAATTGTAACATACATTCTTTCATCAGGTTGCACATTCAGGCTtggtgtttctttctctctttttttttttagtggtacgcgggcctctcactgttttcgcctctcccattgcggagcacaggctccggacgcgcaggctcagcggccatggctcacgggcccagccgctccgcggcatgtgggatcttcccggaccggggcacgaacctgtgtcccctgcatcggcaggcggactcaaccactgcgccaccagggaagccccttggtgtttcttttttaaagaaaaaaaacaaaacaggaagttTTCTCTAGTAAGAATTTAATGCACAAAGAAAACTCATAAACTGAGGTAatacaaagtatatatttttctcttaaccACAATGTATACATGCACataatattatgtaaataaaaataatttaaatctttataaatagtgaaataaatattaaaatagataaataaatatttaagtagatAAGTAAGTAGATAGATCAACATGGGCATCTATGAGGGACGAGTGCCTGTAGAGTAGAACATCATGTTGCTTAATATTCCTGAAAACACTTGACAAATTAATTCAATTCAGGGCAtgatgagagcagaaatgagaGTCTTTGACATGGCAGCACAGGTGGAAGTATGGTCTTGTTAGGCAGTGAGAATCATTTCGGTGTTGAACCAGGTGTGTGTCATTCCTTCCTCCTGAGTCTGTCTTACAAGTTCGTTGATGAAGAGAAGGATCTCATGACTTCTGCTCTGACAATCTCCCAGGCACAAGGGCTGTACTTCTTCTCTTGCAGATAGACAGTGATTCTGTGGAAGTATTTCCTCACAGCCAGGATGGAGTCCTCCTTCAGCAGGGGAGTCCCTTCCAGCCCCGCCTCCTGCATCAGACAGGCTTGCAGGTCAGTGAGCTGCTGATAAAGTGCAGTGCAGAACTTGTCCAGGAGGGTCTCATCCCAAGCAGCAGCCGAGCCCTCTGTGCTGAAGAGCTGGAAGGTCTGCTGGATCATCTCATGGACGACAGCGATGGCTTGAGCCTTCTGGAACTGGTTGCCTCCAAACGCCTCCTGGGGGAATCCAAAGTCCTTTCTGTCCTTCaggcaggagaagggggagaTTCTCCTCATCTGTCGCAGGAGCATCAGGGCCCTCGTGTTAGCCAGGCTGTGGGTCTGAGGCAGGTCACAGCCCAGAGAGCAGTTAGAGTGGCAGCTGAGCAGCACCAGGGCCAGGAGTAAGGACAAGGTTGGGGACATCTGGGACCCTGCAGATGCTGCTGGCCTGGCTGAGGTGGGGACTCTGTGAACCCTGCTCTCTAGGTTCTCTGAAGACCTTCCTTCAGGCCTGGGTCTTAAATGGGAGCGAAttggtttccattttctgaaTGTTCCCTCTTACTTTCtacttctgtttttgcttttcattttgcactCTCCAGATAGGTTAGGGCAGCGTTTCTCAACCGCTGTTTTTCATCCTTGCCTCCCCTTCTCCTGCCCACAGAacctttctagatattttttttccatatggccCCCCTATGAAATTTTGATACACAGTTATACTGTGTGCATCGGTATGTACTCCATGCATATCTCtactttataaatagaaaaagaaagtgaaaagttttttctttttattcaaagcAGTGGTGAGTATGACAAAAATATTTAGGCTAAAAATTAGCTGTAAAAGCTACTGCGattaatttaacattttggtTAAGTGTGCAGAATGACTTTTAATGTAATACATTTACTTAATAAATAGGAATGTATCAAATtacatattcaataaaaatttatacaaataCTTCATAAGAATACCAATgtatagatatatttaaaaatctatcaaaaCTGCTAAAACCattgaaaatttaaatgattttcttaacatttatttttaagtaattctGAGTTTTGATTCATACCATAAAATGATTTCTAACTTCACTAGCTGCTAGATATTCCTCTAGATATTGTCAACAACTTTTTCTCTTTAGGACTAGACGTAATTATTGATCTCCTAGATAActtttttagaattaaataataaaatacaacctATTTGTGCTTAATTCCCGATGCCCACATCACACTGAGGCTCAAACATAAGCAAAATCCACAAGACAGACAAGGACACCTCATAAGTAAGCAGAGGGCACCTCTCACATTATGACTTTGAGTTCAATCATATGATGGAGAGAAAGTCCTGTAATGAAACATCAAGCCACCATGGCTTGTAGCACTGATCCTGCATATTGTGTATCTTCCATGCACTCAATGTCAATGCCTCTCGTCTCATACACaagaaaacccaaagagaaaaatgaatacaaagGATAGGGTTGGATAGGGTTGAGCTTTGGAGTGCCACCCACCATTGTAGTAGCTAAGATTTGTTCGCACCCCTAACGACTACTGTTTGCACCCGTGGGAGCGATCTGCTCCCAGATGATTTAGGAATCATCATCGATTTGaatctttctctgtatttttgcaTTGAATTTCAGATTCCCCAAAGGACTGTCAGAGGTTCCAATCCAAGCCTAttcttttcaaacaaaagaaaaccatctttGTAATTAATTGAGAACTGGATAAATGTTGATTGGTATCATGGAAAGAATTCACTTTCAACTCTGATcatgaattcttttattttgcagTGGATGTTCTGTGGCCTCAGCCCCCTCTAATACCGATCTTTCAATAAATAATAGGTATGTGACTCTCTGTGGCAAATCAGCTCTGTAGCAACTGGACTCTGTCGTATTCTCTGTGGTATCCTCGGCACCAGGCCCAGTGTAATCACGCAACAggtaattgtttgtttttttgcggtacgtgggcctctcaccgttttggcctctcacattgcggagcacaggctccggacacgcaggctcagcggccatggctcacgggcccagccgctctgcggcatgagggatcttcccagaccggggcacgaacccgtgtcccctgcatcggcaggcggactctcaaccactgcgccaccagggaagcccgaacaggTACTTTTAACGAAAGCAGTTTCTCAGATGGTCTCCTCCCACTGGAAGGCAGTTACGAATGACCAAGCTATTTTCCTTTATCACGGTCGTATTTGCTGGGATTATAATAGACAGTGGCTGGTATTCCCACTCTACTCCTACTGGTATCAGTCATGCCTACTGAGTTTGTTGCTAAAACCCCTAGGATTCTCTTTCCTTTAAGGTGCCTATGGCTCTGGGGATTCAAGTTGTAAGAGCAGCACAATTTTCAGCCGTTGCCCGGCACTCTATTAAACTCAGGAGGATGGCCTCGTCGCTAATTTGTCCTCTACTAGGTCATGACAGAAAATAACCAGCTTGATGTCACATACAGAGCCACGTATCTGAACTCAAAGTCTCCCTGATTCACAC
Proteins encoded in this region:
- the LOC132597490 gene encoding interferon alpha-1-like; translated protein: MSPTLSLLLALVLLSCHSNCSLGCDLPQTHSLANTRALMLLRQMRRISPFSCLKDRKDFGFPQEAFGGNQFQKAQAIAVVHEMIQQTFQLFSTEGSAAAWDETLLDKFCTALYQQLTDLQACLMQEAGLEGTPLLKEDSILAVRKYFHRITVYLQEKKYSPCAWEIVRAEVMRSFSSSTNL